One Paroedura picta isolate Pp20150507F chromosome 16, Ppicta_v3.0, whole genome shotgun sequence genomic region harbors:
- the TMEM238 gene encoding transmembrane protein 238, producing MGSSGLGRCRLALVFAVLMDAAGTGALLTGIFARLRLRGRDFGDLLIYSGAVLVFLSLLGWIMWYTGNIEIAPEELARDYGAKGGTLARLARKISRTWSRRQSSGLAMRTVASSREAA from the coding sequence ATGGGGTCTTCTGGACTGGGCCGTTGCCGGCTGGCATTGGTCTTCGCGGTGCTCATGGACGCGGCGGGCACAGGAGCCCTCCTGACGGGCATCTTTGCCCGGCTACGCCTCCGGGGCCGGGATTTTGGGGACCTTCTGATCTACTCCGGCGCAGTGCTGGTGTTCCTGAGCTTGCTGGGCTGGATCATGTGGTACACGGGCAACATCGAGATCGCCCCCGAAGAGCTGGCGAGGGACTATGGCGCCAAGGGGGGCACATTGGCCCGGCTCGCCAGGAAGATCTCGCGGACGTGGTCCCGACGGCAGAGCAGCGGCCTGGCCATGAGGACGGTGGCGAGCAGCCGGGAAGCAGCATAA
- the LOC143825826 gene encoding uncharacterized protein LOC143825826 has translation MSQPALALLLCLGALVPEASARARASEESTFFKPLTCDQDPSHRQKCGGEAENFYPHQCLQKKCCFLNNTCYHHIIDAATQRRNAGILGGTCVVVVIFGACLFYGCKFREFQRKEKMSEGPVSEGNIDDYLVKLLDDESVAESEPQEGTASLSLQADDSWTQRRGSKQVGWSPEPIELEELRDQRQWSPEPSLDMSQEPSPEAPPLSPEPPLSPEPPPPAPEEPPPAPEAPPPAPEEPPPPAPDAPPPPAPEEPPP, from the exons atgagCCAGCCTGCTCTGGCTTTGCTCCTTTGCCTGGGAGCACTGGTCCCGGAAG CTAGTGCTCGTGCTCGTGCAAGTGAAGAATCGACTTTCTTCAAGCCACTCA CCTGCGACCAGGATCCCTCCCACCGGCAGAAGTGTGGTGGTGAAGCAGAGAATTTCTACCCTCACCAGTGCCTACAGAAAAAATGCTGCTTCCTGAACAATACCTGCTACCACCACATCATTGATG CTGCTACCCAACGGCGCAATGCGGGGATCCTCGGCGGCACCTGTGTGGTGGTGGTCATCTTTGGCGCATGTCTCTTTTATGGCTG CAAATTTAGAGAGTTCCAAAGGAAAGAGAAGATGTCCGAGGGGCCGGTAAGCGAAGGCAACATAGACGATTACCTGGTCAAGCTCTTGGACGACGAGAGCGTGGCCGAATCGGAGCCCCAAGAGGGGACAGCCTCGCTCTCGCTACAGGCGGATGACTCCTGGACGCAACGGAGGGGCTCCAAGCAGGTGGGGTGGAGCCCGGAGCCCATCGAGCTGGAGGAGCTGAGGGATCAGCGACAGTGGAGCCCGGAACCGAGCCTAGACATGAGCCAGGAACCAAGTCCTGAGGCACCGCCCCTGAGCCCGGAACCACCACTGAGCCCGGAGCCACCGCCACCTGCTCCAGAAGAACCACCACCCGCTCCAGAAGCGCCACCACCAGCTCCAGAAGagccgccgccccccgccccggACGCTCCGCCACCCCCTGCCCCGGAAGAGCCGCCGCCGTAA